In the Verrucomicrobiota bacterium genome, CAATAAATTCATGGACGTGAAAAACCTGAACGCCGTCCCTGCTTTCATCACCAAGGACGGCTCCGAGATTCGTGAGCTTCTGGCGCATCGCAACTCTGCCATCCGCAACCAAAGTCTCGCCGAGGCGCGCTTGCCCGCGGGCGGCAGCACTCAGGAACATTATCATCCGAGGACCGAGGAGATTTACTACATCATCGCCGGCGTGGGTCGCATTCGGATTGAAGGTGAAACTCGTGATGTCGAAGCCGGGGACGCGATTGCCATTCCGCCGGGCCAAAAGCACAAACTCTGGAACATCGGTGGGGAGACTTTGAAATTGTTGTGTTGTTGCGCGCCGGCTTACGAGCACACCGACACGATCATTACGGAGAAGTGAGGAAGGCGGCGTGGCGGAGACAATGCGATGACCGTTTGCGAGTTGACGTTTTGAAGCGATAACCTTTAACTGCGTCCATGCGACTCTTAGCGGCTTTGGTGCTCGGCGTAATCGTTTTCTCGGGCTGCGCCAGAAACAAACAGACCGTTTGGCCAGCGTCCGGCAGTGCGGTGCCACGCCCGGTGGTTGCGACCCCGGTGATGACGAACACGGTCCCCAAGCCGATTGTGACACCGGAACTGGCGTTGGTGGGCAAAGTGGTTCGCTTCAGTTCGGAGGGGCGTTTCGTTGTGCTCAATTTTCCCATCGGGCATCTGCCGGGCGAGCATCAGCGGCTGAATGTTTACCGCCAGGGATTGAAAGTAGGTGAAGTCAAGGTCACCGGCCCGCAACGGGACGATAACACCGTGGCGGACATCGTCACCGGCGAGGCCCAGGTGGGCGACGAAGCCAGGGACAAGTAAAACTGCCTTCGTCGACTGAGAATCAAGAACCAGCTCCCCCTCGCCGCAGCTTATTTGTTCTCGGGATGGCGGCCACCGGTTTCTGCCAACTTCGCAGGTGATTTCTTCTGGTACGGCGAGGAGAGATTAAAGTAAATTCCGCAGAGCGGACGTTCGTCGTCAGTTTGACTCAAAATGATCGTGCACTGTTTGTCGAGGGCGATGCCGTGACGCAGATTCGGGCCACGACTTTCGTAGGCCTTGATCGCTTTGTTCATCAGCGACGCCAGCGTGGTCTCGCAATCCTCCGGCGTTTTGTTGAGGCAGACGATGTACTTCTCGTAAGTTCTAAGCGCCTCAGCAATTTCCTGTTTGAAGGTATCAACAGTCACGCCGCCAGCTTACGAGCCGGGGGTGAAAAGTGAAAACGAAAAATGGACGTTCTTTATGCTTCCTGGCTATTTCGCTCTGCTTTGGCCGCCTGCGAACGCGGTCCAAATAAAACCGTCCCCAAACGGATCAGCGTGGCGCCTTCCTCAATGGCGACCTCGAAATCGCCGCTCATGCCCATGCTGAGATGCGGCAATGGAGCGCCGAGGATTTGTTCGCATTGTTCCTTTAATTCGCGCAATTGGCGAAATACCGGGCGCACCTTTTCCGGCTCCGGCGTCCACGGAGCAATCGTCATCAAGCCATGGACTTCAATGTTTTTCAACGCGTTGTTCTGGTTCAGTTCGGCAAGCAACCGTTCGGGCGAATAACCAAACTTGCTCGCTTCACCGGCGATATTCACCTCCAGCAAGATCGGCATCGTCTTGGCCGCTTTGTCAGCCCACTTGTCAATTTCCTGCGCCAGCGCCAGGCGGTCCACGCTTTGGATCATATCGAAAAGTTCCACGGCATCGCGGCACTTGTTCGACTGCAAGTGGCCGATCATGTGCCAGCGCAATCGGCCTGGGCACTCGCCGATTTTCGCCTTTGCCTCTTGAACGCGGTTCTCCCCGAATAGATTTTGTCCCGTCTCCGCCGCCGCTCGAATCACCGCCAAGGGCTGGCCCTTGGTTACCGCGAGCAAGGTGACGGACGCGGGGTCGCGCCCGACACGAACGCAAGTCTCTTTGATTCGTTCGTGAACGCCAGTGAAGCTGTCTGCCAAGTCCATGCGGTAGATGGAGCCACAGCCGGAACGCCTATTTCAAGCCGTAACGGAGGCAGCGGGTCATTTTTGTGATTTCTCCCGGGCATCTCTTCAACCCGGCTCACGGCCGCCAAAAAAAGTTAAAAAAGTTCTTGCCATTGTCTAGTCAATGAGTAGGGTAAGCCAGTAATGTCTAGTCAAACGATAGACAATAAGCAAAAAGATCCTTCGCGCAGCCGGGCGGAAGATGCGGCGCAGTGGATCTTCGACGCATTGCAGGGTATTCGCTTTGGCTCGGTGGAGATTCTGATCCACGAGGGCCAGGTCGTGCAGCTTGAGCGGCGCGAGCGGATACGCCTGGAGCGGCAGGGCAGAGGCGGCGCTTCGGATTGAAGAGATGCCGACCGGCGCACGCCGGACGTTGAAACCAACATGTGTGGCGGGCTGACCGGACGACCGGAAGTTCCCATAAGAGAAATCAAACAGGAAGGACATTATGAGAACCAAGACAAGCGCGCTGCTGGCAGCCCTGGCGGCTGCCGTCGCGCTCAACACCGGTGCGGCGGAGCAAACTACTCACGGCGATGAGGTCATCCTGTCACGCATCCGGGCCCTGGAACAGGAGCTTCAAAGTCTGAAGCAAACAGTGAAGACCCAGCAGACATCGGCCAAAGAGGACACGAAAGTTGAAGAACTCGACCAGAAGATCCGCGTGTTGGAACGCAAGCAGGAAATCGAGCAGGAGCAGGCCGCCGCGAAGGCGAAGACCACTCCGATCCTCAGTGTGGGTGAGAAGGGGTTCTCGCTCCAAAGCGGCGATGGGGCCTTCAACCTTCGACTCCGGTCGCTCGTTCAGGCAGACAGCCGGTTTTATTTCGATAATGGCGGGGTCAGGAACAACGACACATTCCTGATCCGCCGGGCGCGCATTGAACTCACCGGCACGCTGTTCGATAAATTGGACTTCCGCATCATGCCGGATTTTGCAGGCACAACGCCCACGCTGTTGGATGCCTGGCTGGACTGGAAGATCAGTCCGTATTTCCAAGTGCTGGCTGGCAAAGTGAAACTGCCGGTCGGATTGGAGCGCTTTCAATCGCGCGAAAACAATCTGCTGACCGAGTTCGGCTACCCCACGAGCCTCGTCCCCAACCGTGATATTGGAATCGCGCTGCACGGACAAGTGCTGAACGGGGCGCTCGACTATTACGTGGGGGCTTTCAACGGGACGCGGGACGGCGGTAGCACCGTCGTCGATAGCGAAGATGACAAGAGTGTGGCAGCATGGCTGTTCGCCACTCCATTTGCTAAAAGTGATAACGCGGCGTTGAAAGGGCTGGGGTTTGGCATCGCCGGCACCTACGGCAACGACGAAGGCACGCCGTCGAATTTCAACACGGTGGGGCAACAAGCGTTTTATCGCTGGCGCACCGGCGTGGCGAACGACGGCACGACCTGGCGTATTGTGCCACAGGCCTACTACTTCTATGGCCCCTTCGGATTGTTGGGCGAATATGCGATTTCGTCGCAGAAGGTTCGGAGTGGTACCACTTTAGGAACGATCCAGAACCAAGCTTGGGAAGTGACCGCCTCCTACGTGCTGACTGGCGAGGATGCCACCTTTCGCGGCGTCAAACCCGCGAAGTCGGTCAGCTTCGGCGAGAAAAGAGGCTGGGGCGCGTGGCAGTTGGTGGCGCGGGTCACGGAACTGGACATCGACGACGATGCGTTCCCCACGTTTGCCAACCCGGCGACATCCGCCTCGCGTGCTCGAAGTTATGGCGGCGGCATCAACTGGTATCTGAACCAGCAGGTGCGCATCTCGGCAGACTACAACTGGACGGCCTTGAGCGGGGCGGCGTTGCGCGATGAACACGCCCTCATCACGCGCGTTCAATTTCGCTATTAACCACTTCGCTCTGAAACAACACACTTTGATGCCGGAATTGAACCGTGGACTCAGATCGGCAGAATCGCAGCGCGGACCGGCATTCAAATGGCCCTTCAAACCCATTGCATTTGTCGATTCACTGGCTAGACTTAGCGGGTATGCGCTTAACGAAACGAGGTGAGTATGCCCTCCGAGCACTCATCGACCTGGGCATCGCACGCGAAGTCGGGCGTCCGCTGCTGCAGATCGGGGAATTGGCCAGAAAGGAAAACATTCCGGTAAAATTCCTGGAGCAGATTCTGGTGGAGTTGAAGGCGGCCGGCTATCTCGACAGCAAGCGCGGCAAAAACGGCGGTTACTTTATCAAACAACCGATGGACACGATCAAAATTGGAAGTGTGGTGCGCGAGATCGAAGGGCCGCTGGCGCCGATTGCCTGCGTCAGCCAGAACTTCTACGAACGCTGTTCCTGCCCCGACGAGGCGCATTGTGGATTGCGGATGTTGATGCTCGACGTGCGCAACGCCATCGCCAATATCCTCGATGGTTACACCTTGGCCCAAACCGTCGAGGTGACGCTCCGGAAACTGCGGCGCGACAAGGCGCCGTTGCCGTTTGCAAGCAAGGGAAAGTCCGCCACATGATAAAAACATTCATTTTAGGGGCCGCGCTATTTGCCGTCACGCCCTCGGCGTCGGCGGAAAAGATCATCTTGCGTGTTGGGCATTTTCCGAACATCACCCACGCTCAAGGAGTCATCGGCCACGGATTGACGCGGCAAGGCAAAGGCTGGTTTGAAGAACGGCTAGGTCCAGAGGTGGAGGTGCAATGGTTTGTGTATAACGCCGGGCCGACGGCAATGGAGGCAATTTTTGCAAGGTCAATTGATATTACTTATGTCGGGCCGAACCCCGCAATCAACGCACACCTGAAATCGCGTGGAGACGAAATCCGGATCGTGGCTGGCGCGTGCGGCGGGGGCGCCGCTTTGGTCATTCATTTGGATGGTCCGATCAAGACGGACGCGGACTTCAAAGGCAAAAAGATCGCCACGCCGCAACTCGGCAACACCCAGGATGTCGCCGCGCGAGCGTGGTTGCAATCCAAAGGTCTCAGGATCAAGCTGACCGGCGGTGATGCGCTCGTGGTTCCCACCGCCAATCCCGATCAACTGTCCTTGTTCAAGAAAGGCGACCTTGACGCCGTCTGGACGGTTGAGCCGTGGGTCAGCCGCCTGGAGTTGGAGGCCAAAGGCAAAATTTATCTCGAGGAAAAAAGTTTGTGGCCGGACGGCAAATACGTGACCACCCATCTGGTCAGCAGCGCGAATTTTCTCCTGGAGCGGCGGGAGTTGCTCAAGAAATGGATTGCCGCCCATGTCGAGTTGACGGAGTGGATCAACAAGCATCCCGACGAAGCCAAGAAGATTTTCAATCAGGAAATCAAAACCGAAACCACCAAGGCGTTGCCACTAACGACCCTGGACAGCGCCTGGCAACGACTGGAACTGACACATGATCCCATGCGCGCCTCCTTGCTTAAATCCGCCGAGGACGCGCATCGCATCGGCTTCATCAAGGACAAGCCCGACCTGACACGCATCTACGATTTGAGGTTGCTCAACGACGTGCTCCGCGAAAAGGGATTGGCCGAAGTTAAATGAACGCAATTCAGGACGAACTCCAAAACGTGCCGCCGGAAAAACTGGTGGTGGACGGCGTGTCGAAATGGTTTCGCACCCGCCGCGCCGACGTCCACGCGCTCGACAATGTGTCGGTGAACGTGAAGGAGGGCGAGTTCGTTTGTCTGGTCGGGGCATCCGGCTGCGGCAAATCCACGTTGCTCAACATCATCGCCGGCCTCGAACAACCCGACAGCGGACACGTGCTGGCCGATGGTAAACTGGTGATCGGGCCGGGCCGCGAACGCATGATGATGTTTCAGGAATCGGCGCTGTTCCCCTGGCTCGACGTGATGGGCAATTTGATGTTCAGTCTGAAATTGAAGCCGAAGCTGAGCAACAAGGAGCGGCGTGAGGTGGCGATGTTTTATCTTCAGTTGGTCGGGCTGGAAAAATTCATGCACGCCAACATCCATGAGTTGTCCGGCGGAATGAAACAGCGCGTCGCCCTGGCCCGCGCCCTCGCGCCCAACCCGCGCGTCCTGCTCATGGACGAACCGTTCGCCGCGCTCGACGCGTTGACTCGCGAGCAGCTTTACGGTGACATCCAGCAAATCTGGGAGCAACGGCGCAAGACCATCCTGTTCGTCACCCACAACGTGCGCGAAGCTGCCTGCCTGGGCGATCGGGTCGTTCTTTTTTCCCCGCATCCGGGCCAGATCAAGGAGGAATTTTCCATCGACTTGCCGCGCCCGCGCGACATCAACAGCGTGGAGCTGGCGAAGTTCTCAACCTCCATCACCCGCGCGCTGAAATACCACTTGAAAAAATCAGCGGGAGAGGAGGTTGAATGAAACGCTGGCTGACGGCATTTCTGGTCTTCGCCTGTTTCGTCGCCTTATGGGAATGGCTGGTCCGCTCGGGCATGTGGTCGGCGGTGCTCGTGCCGTCACCAGTGGATGTGGGCAGCTACTTGGTGAAATCAATCGAGGACCGGACACTCCTTGAAGCCAGCTATGTGACGCTCAAACGCTTGTTTCTTGGATACGCGGTGGGTTTGATCGCAGGTTTACCGCTGGGACTCTTGATTGCGCGCTTCAAATTTTTCCAGGACACACTGGGCCTGCTCGCGCTGGGATTTCAAACGCTACCCAGCGTGTGTTGGGCGCCGCTGGCGTTGCTCTGGTTCGGACAGACGGAGACGGCCATGTTTTTCATCGTTATCATGGGTTCGCTTTGGTCCGTGGTGCTGGCCACGGACAACGGAGTGCGCAACGTCCCGCCGATATTTGCGCGCGCGGCGCAGACGATGGGTTCGCGCGGCTTCCACACCTGGCTCAAGGTCATCCTGCCGGCGTCCCTGCCGTTCATCGTCAGCGGCATGAAACAAGGCTGGGCATTCGCGTGGCGTTCCTTGATGGCGGCGGAAATTTACATCACGATTCTCACGGGCATGGGGTTGGGAAATTTGCTGCACTTCGGACGCGAGCTGAATGCCATGGATCAAGTCATTGGCATCATGCTCATCATCGTCGTCATCGGGCTCCTTGCCGACAAAATTCTGTTCTCTCCGGTTGAACGTTTCATGCATCGGCGCTGGGGCACGGCAAAGTAATCAATTGCACCGTTTCGCTTGATATGGATTGGGGTCGTTTCCTGCTTTCCTCGGTTAAAAATTCAAATTAGGAATTCCGGAATGAGTAAGAATTATTGGCTGGTGAAATCCGAACCGGAAGCCTACTTGTGGGCGACCTTCGTCAGGGACGGCAAGACCGCCTGGACCGGCGTCCGCAATTACCAGGCGCGCAATAATCTTCGCGCAATGACAGCCGGCGACCGCGTGCTCTTCTACCATAGCGGCGAAGCGAAGGAAATCGTCGGTCTCGGCAAAGTCGTAAAAGCGGCGTATCCCGATCCGACGGCGAAGGAGGGCGACTGGGTTTGCGTGGACCTCGCGCCGGTGAAAGCGCTCGTCAAGCCTGTGTCGCTCGTGGCCATCAAAGCCGACCAGCAGCTCAAGGAAATGGCGCTGGTGAAAAACACGCGCCTCTCGGTGCAGCCGGTGACCGGGGAACAATTCAACCGCGTGCTCGAACTTGCAGCCACGAAAATCTGACAACGACTTCCGCGCCGTCATCTTCGACATGGACGGAGTGGTCGTGGACAGCGAACCGCGTCACGAACGCGCCTTTCTCGAAGTGGTCCGCGAACTCGGCTACGGCCAGACGCACGGTGTCAGGTGGGCAGACTGGGTGGGCCGTTCGGACCATGAGCTGTGGGTGGACTTCGTTGCCAGACACAAACCTGCGCAGTCGCTCGAACAATTGCTGAAGCTGAAGCGCGACCGCGTGCTGGAAATCATCCGGCGCGAAGAACCGATCTTCGCCGGCCTGGCTGAACTCGTGGAAAAACTGTCACGCGTTTGCAAGCTGGGTCTGGCTTCCGGTTCGGAGCGACCAGTGGTTGAAGCCGTCCTGTCGCTTCAAGACCTGCGGCGCTTTTTTTCCGCCACCGTGACCGCTTCGGAAGTCAAACGTGGCAAACCGCGCCCGGAGATTTTTCTGCGCACCGCCGGGTTGCTGGGCGTTGCCCCGGCAGACTGCTGGGTCATCGAGGATTCCAAACCCGGTGTTATCGCCGCGCTCGCTGCCAATATGCGCGTCATCGCCATCACCAACACGCATCCCGCGGAGGAACTGCGGCAGGCGACGCTGGTCGTGCAGACCTACGCGAAGATAGAGCGGCTGTTGCTACGAAAATAATACCAACTTCCTTTGCTGATCGGTAAAATGGCGTCGCCGACATTTTCAGTGGATCAGCAGCAGGGAACTTTGCGTTTGCCGGCGACGAAGTAAAGCAGCGTGAGCAGGTTCTTGGAGGTCCGAAAGCCCCGGACTTTTTCATTTCGTGGCCGAAAACCGACTGTTCAATCCTTCCAAGTACGCCGTAGTCAGCCCTGCCTTCCAGTCCCCCAAGATCCCTTCCCCATGCCGCTCCACCATCTCGGCGATCTTGAGCATCGGCTGCAGCAGTTGGTGGCCGGCTTTGGCGGCAGCGGTTTTGACCCAGGCGCGCCATCTGACAAAATCCTTCCGGGCCTGTTTCACGGCGGGCAGTTGGTAAAGATCTTGCAGAATCAGCCGCATCTGACACGCCCTCACCGTCAGCGGGTGTTGCCAGTCCATCTGTTCCAACCGAGCCAACTCCTGCTCGCTGTGCCGCTGCGGATTCT is a window encoding:
- a CDS encoding cupin domain-containing protein, whose translation is MDVKNLNAVPAFITKDGSEIRELLAHRNSAIRNQSLAEARLPAGGSTQEHYHPRTEEIYYIIAGVGRIRIEGETRDVEAGDAIAIPPGQKHKLWNIGGETLKLLCCCAPAYEHTDTIITEK
- a CDS encoding YggS family pyridoxal phosphate-dependent enzyme, whose product is MDLADSFTGVHERIKETCVRVGRDPASVTLLAVTKGQPLAVIRAAAETGQNLFGENRVQEAKAKIGECPGRLRWHMIGHLQSNKCRDAVELFDMIQSVDRLALAQEIDKWADKAAKTMPILLEVNIAGEASKFGYSPERLLAELNQNNALKNIEVHGLMTIAPWTPEPEKVRPVFRQLRELKEQCEQILGAPLPHLSMGMSGDFEVAIEEGATLIRLGTVLFGPRSQAAKAERNSQEA
- a CDS encoding YezD family protein — its product is MSSQTIDNKQKDPSRSRAEDAAQWIFDALQGIRFGSVEILIHEGQVVQLERRERIRLERQGRGGASD
- a CDS encoding porin, with product MRTKTSALLAALAAAVALNTGAAEQTTHGDEVILSRIRALEQELQSLKQTVKTQQTSAKEDTKVEELDQKIRVLERKQEIEQEQAAAKAKTTPILSVGEKGFSLQSGDGAFNLRLRSLVQADSRFYFDNGGVRNNDTFLIRRARIELTGTLFDKLDFRIMPDFAGTTPTLLDAWLDWKISPYFQVLAGKVKLPVGLERFQSRENNLLTEFGYPTSLVPNRDIGIALHGQVLNGALDYYVGAFNGTRDGGSTVVDSEDDKSVAAWLFATPFAKSDNAALKGLGFGIAGTYGNDEGTPSNFNTVGQQAFYRWRTGVANDGTTWRIVPQAYYFYGPFGLLGEYAISSQKVRSGTTLGTIQNQAWEVTASYVLTGEDATFRGVKPAKSVSFGEKRGWGAWQLVARVTELDIDDDAFPTFANPATSASRARSYGGGINWYLNQQVRISADYNWTALSGAALRDEHALITRVQFRY
- a CDS encoding Rrf2 family transcriptional regulator, which gives rise to MRLTKRGEYALRALIDLGIAREVGRPLLQIGELARKENIPVKFLEQILVELKAAGYLDSKRGKNGGYFIKQPMDTIKIGSVVREIEGPLAPIACVSQNFYERCSCPDEAHCGLRMLMLDVRNAIANILDGYTLAQTVEVTLRKLRRDKAPLPFASKGKSAT
- a CDS encoding aliphatic sulfonate ABC transporter substrate-binding protein, producing MIKTFILGAALFAVTPSASAEKIILRVGHFPNITHAQGVIGHGLTRQGKGWFEERLGPEVEVQWFVYNAGPTAMEAIFARSIDITYVGPNPAINAHLKSRGDEIRIVAGACGGGAALVIHLDGPIKTDADFKGKKIATPQLGNTQDVAARAWLQSKGLRIKLTGGDALVVPTANPDQLSLFKKGDLDAVWTVEPWVSRLELEAKGKIYLEEKSLWPDGKYVTTHLVSSANFLLERRELLKKWIAAHVELTEWINKHPDEAKKIFNQEIKTETTKALPLTTLDSAWQRLELTHDPMRASLLKSAEDAHRIGFIKDKPDLTRIYDLRLLNDVLREKGLAEVK
- a CDS encoding ABC transporter ATP-binding protein — encoded protein: MNAIQDELQNVPPEKLVVDGVSKWFRTRRADVHALDNVSVNVKEGEFVCLVGASGCGKSTLLNIIAGLEQPDSGHVLADGKLVIGPGRERMMMFQESALFPWLDVMGNLMFSLKLKPKLSNKERREVAMFYLQLVGLEKFMHANIHELSGGMKQRVALARALAPNPRVLLMDEPFAALDALTREQLYGDIQQIWEQRRKTILFVTHNVREAACLGDRVVLFSPHPGQIKEEFSIDLPRPRDINSVELAKFSTSITRALKYHLKKSAGEEVE
- a CDS encoding ABC transporter permease; translation: MKRWLTAFLVFACFVALWEWLVRSGMWSAVLVPSPVDVGSYLVKSIEDRTLLEASYVTLKRLFLGYAVGLIAGLPLGLLIARFKFFQDTLGLLALGFQTLPSVCWAPLALLWFGQTETAMFFIVIMGSLWSVVLATDNGVRNVPPIFARAAQTMGSRGFHTWLKVILPASLPFIVSGMKQGWAFAWRSLMAAEIYITILTGMGLGNLLHFGRELNAMDQVIGIMLIIVVIGLLADKILFSPVERFMHRRWGTAK
- a CDS encoding EVE domain-containing protein — encoded protein: MSKNYWLVKSEPEAYLWATFVRDGKTAWTGVRNYQARNNLRAMTAGDRVLFYHSGEAKEIVGLGKVVKAAYPDPTAKEGDWVCVDLAPVKALVKPVSLVAIKADQQLKEMALVKNTRLSVQPVTGEQFNRVLELAATKI
- a CDS encoding HAD family phosphatase, producing the protein MQPRKSDNDFRAVIFDMDGVVVDSEPRHERAFLEVVRELGYGQTHGVRWADWVGRSDHELWVDFVARHKPAQSLEQLLKLKRDRVLEIIRREEPIFAGLAELVEKLSRVCKLGLASGSERPVVEAVLSLQDLRRFFSATVTASEVKRGKPRPEIFLRTAGLLGVAPADCWVIEDSKPGVIAALAANMRVIAITNTHPAEELRQATLVVQTYAKIERLLLRK
- a CDS encoding transposase yields the protein MRRLEAQQDEQKRTQLARSQWVFPKNPQRHSEQELARLEQMDWQHPLTVRACQMRLILQDLYQLPAVKQARKDFVRWRAWVKTAAAKAGHQLLQPMLKIAEMVERHGEGILGDWKAGLTTAYLEGLNSRFSATK